In Colletotrichum higginsianum IMI 349063 chromosome 1, whole genome shotgun sequence, the DNA window TCCAAAGGCATCGCCAGCGGCACTCGAGGCGGAAGAAACCGAAGAGgagagcgaggacgacgagggagGTGGCGTGTCGATGGTGCCTCTGACGGAGCAGGATAGAATCCTGATGATGACGGAGGGTATCACCACATCCAACTCGCTATTCGCTCACCGCTTGGTAGGAGACTACTATCAGCATCTGGAGGAATACGAGATCAACATGGAGTTGATGCGCAAGTCGATGGAATATCTCAAGACGGAAAGAATCAAGACTGGCATGACGTTCCAGAATACCCAAGACGCCTACTCCTTGTATCTGGCTACGGCGCTGGTCTTCTACCAGTCTCCTCGACACCACACCGAGGCGAAGGCGCTCTTCGAGGGAGTCCTCGGTCACGACCCATCTTCCACTGCAGCTCTGATCGGAGTTGGACTCATTtatgaagaggaagaagattacgacgacgccatcgaaTTCTTCGAGCGTGCCCTCAAGAGAGACCCCTCTAACCTCCGGGTCAAGACTGAAGCTGCTTGGGTCCAGGCTCTGAAGGGGGATTACGAGACGGCCAAGTCACAGTTGGAGGCCTCACTTCCTCTCATCGAAAAGGTGTCGCCGCCAGCCAAGGAACTTCTTGCGCAAACACAGTACCGCCTGGGTTCCTGCGTCTGGAACATCGACACGTCGAAAGCAGCCCGAAAGAGCCGCACGGGTGCTTACGTGTACTTCCTGGATGCCTTGAGGAATAACCTTAACTTCGCGCCGGCCTACACCAGCCTCGGCGTCTACTATGCCGACTATGCCAACGATAAGAAGAGAGCACGACGATGCTTTCAGAAGGCTGTTGAGCTTTCTTCCTCCGAGGTCGAAGCCGCCAAGCGTCTCGCGCAATCTTTCGCGGACGAAGGCGATTGGGACAGAGTCGAACTTGTGGCCCAACGTGTGGTTGACTCAGGCAAAGTTAGGCCACCTCCAGGCTCCAAAAGGAAAGGCATTAGTTGGCCTTTTGCCGCGCTTGGTGTCGCCGAGTTGAACAAGCAAGAATTCCACAAATCCATTGTCTCATTCCAGTCAGCCTTGAGAATTCATCCAGATGACTACCACTCCTGGGTCGGCTTGGGCGAGAGCTACTACTCTTCAGGACGATACGTTGCAGCAACAAAAGCCATTCTCAACGCGCAAAGGTTGGAGGAAACCATCCCCTCCGAGGTACTCGGCGACACATGGTTTACCAAATACATGCTTGCTAATGTCAAGCGTGAGCTGGCTGAATTCGACGAAGCTATCGGTCTCTATCAAGACGTTATTGATAGTCGACCCCACGAGGATGGAGTTGCAATTGCTTTAATCCAGACCATGGTTGACAATGCATTGGATTCTGTCGAGAAGGGCCTTTTTGGTAAGGCGATACACCTTGCCATCGATACTATCAGCTTTGCCTCAAAGGCAGCCGCCAGTGTCGTCGGGACCTTCAACTTCTGGAAGTCGCTCGCCGACGCTTGCTCCGTCTTCTCTGCAGTCCAAAATCGAGCTGTTGACTTCCCAGCAGAGTCCATCATGGCCCTcattgacggcggcgacaaggaAGCCTACACCATCTTCGCCGATGTCGACAAAGTCGGTACTGGAGTCATTTCTGCAAAGGGGTTGTTCTCCGATGATGAGAGGCTTGGTGTCGACTTGACAAGATGCATCCATGCGACAATCTTGTGCCACAAGCGTGCCATCCATGTCTCAGCCCACGACCTCCATGCTCAGGCTGTTGCCTACTACAACCTCGGCTGGGCCGAACACCGGGCCCACATATGCCTGCCTTCAAGTATTAGGAAGAAGTCGAGCGTGTACCTGAAGACTGCCATGAAGTGTTTCAAACGGGCCATCGAGCTTGAGGCCGGAAATTCGGACTTTTGGAACTCGCTGGGTGTCGTGACAAGCGAGATCAGTCCTGCTGTGTCGCAACACTCGTTCGTCCGAAGCCTCCACCTGAACGAGAGGAGCCCAGCAACATGGACCAACCTTGGAACTTTGGCGCTTCTGCAGAACGACATGCAGCTGGCCAACGAGGCCTTCAACCGAGCGCAGTCAACGGATCCCGACTACGCTCATGCGTGGCTCGGTCAGGGTTTCGTGGCTCTCCTCTACGGAAAGACGAAGGAAGCAAGAGGCCTGTTCACCCATGCCATGGAGATCGCTGAGGCTTCTTCTATCATCACCAGACGCCAGTACCCGTTGGCCGTGTTCGACCATATCCTGACTACAAGGTCCACCAACGTGGCGTCCTTGATCCAACCAATCTTCGCTCTTGGCCAGCTTAATAACTTGAAGCCACAAGATTTGGCATACGGACATCTGGCGACACAATTCCTCGAGCGAACTCAAGATACTGTCAAGGCGGTTCAAATACTTGAAAAGATTTGCGGCATCTTGGAAGCCGATTACGAAGTGACAGAATCTCCAAAAGCTCTGGCCCAATTCGCGCTGGCTAAGACAGATCTGGCAAGATCGTACCTTGCCTCTGGTGCTTACGAGCAGGCTATTGAGTGCGGCGAGATGGCAATCCAGCTGAGCGACGATGAATCGGACAACGAGCTGACCAAGGAAGAGCGCAAGAAGGCCCGTCTTTCCGCCCACCTGACGGTGGGATTGGCGCAATACTACAGCAAGGATGTCAACGAGGCGCTTCTGTGCTTCGAGTCAGCGCTCGAGGAATCCGACAACAACCCTGACGCAGTGTGCCTCCTTGCACAGGTTCTGTGGGCGACGGGCGCAGAGGAGTCTCGCGAGAAGGCTCGCGGTGCTCTCTTCGAGGTGATTGAGGACCAGCCCGACCACGTCCAGTCCGTCCTCCTGCTGGGCGTCATagccgtcctcgacaacgacgaggaATCTGTCGAGGCGGTTGTGTCCGAGCTTCAAGGCCTCCGGACCAGCCACAAGGTTGGAGATAATGAACAGTCTCACATCGGCGAGGTACTCGGGGCCATCACGAAACTCGGGGAGACGAGCACAGATGAGGATGTCATGACCCAAATCCAGACAGACATCATGCTGTATCCCCACTTGCCGCACGGCTGGTCGAACCTGGCGGAGTTTGGTGGAGAGCAATATGCTGCCGAGATGGCGTTGACAGTGGCGAAGAAGGGAGCGCCGCCCAGAGGAacgctcgaggccgaggatcTAGCCAAGGCATACGCGGGTACCGGGGTCGCTGCAGACGCGCAGACGGCCATTTTCTTGTCGCCTTGGAAGACTGATGGATGGAACTCATTGCGGGATGCCGTCTACGGCAACTGAACCCTGCCCTTGTTGAGTAAATGTACGGAAACACGTGGGATCGAGTATTTTGGCGATATCAGACCAAAGCTCGGCAATCTTGCATTATGAGAGCCACTTGTGATTGTTTAGAAATCCTCAATtacagaagcagaagaaaaaTAACCTTGCAAAGGAGCACGTACTGCTCTATGGTAAATAGGTCAGGGGTATCAATGCCAAACTCCGAGTGATGCCATGTCATATGTCTCTCCTCCAACCGTTCGAAGCTATCCCCGTCCGGACTCGACAGCCTCCTTTAACCTCGCCATTCTCCCCTCGACCCAGGCCTTCTGCCAGGCATCGATCTTCCCGCCTAGCAGAACACAATTGTTCGACTCAAGCAGCACCGTACCCCTGGCGATGACCGTCCCCTTCTTGAGCATGATCTTTTCGCCGATGTTCGTGCTCCCAATGCCGATCCTTTCCATGCGTCGGAGCTCCATCGCATAAACCTTCTGTCCCTTGCAGTCCTGCAACACGAGCCTATGCGTCGCGTTTCGTCGTTGCTGTgactgctgttgctgccgacCCGCACCAACACCGGCGGGACCGGGACCGggaccgtcgtcgagatTATCGTACTCGGGATCATCAGCAGCGGCCAGCCTTACAACCCTCCGGCCCGACGTCTGCTCGCCCCTCgccacggcctcgagctcctcgacctgctcccaACGCGAGAGACTCAGATTCTCAATGTCGAGGACCTGGCACGGGACGTCTTTCGGCAGGACCGCCTCGGGCGTCTCGGGGTTGATCTGCGGGAGCACGGCGGTAGAGGAGAGGTCAAGGAGGTCTGCCGTCGTGAGGTCCGAGGCGAGAAGGCGCGCCTTTGCGGTGGCGATGAGGGAGGGGAGTGGAGGGGTCGGTACGCGCGAGGCCAgggtcgtcgtccaggggatggagggggtCGGGAAGGATTGAGAATTCAAAGCGGAGCGGATTTGAGTTGTAAGATCCATCTTGTGAGGTTCCATGAGTTTAGTTTCACATCGTGAGGGTGCGTGTAGTTCATGAGTTGcagaaggtcgagaagatgCGATTGCTGAAGGCGGGTATGGCTTCAGTGGGGCACCGAAGGGTACTCCAAATCCTTAGAATCCTGGGAGAACCGACCCCACTATAGATCCCCACGTTTAGCATGTGGAATTAGCGCAGCCTCGCTATGCACCTGCAGTTCAGGGGGTAGTTTCCCCCACAGGAGCTTTTCCCGCCGGCCTACCGCATGCATCACCGTCATCCATGCAACTCCAGCCTCGCTTCCTCTGATCTGTCACTATCACGAGCTTCACGAATCCTTTCCAACATAACCCCCAATTACCCCTCGGATTACGCATTGAAACTGAAAATCGAGGGATTGCGTcgagaaagaaggaaaagataTCTACTTCCTCCCGTCGCAATGTCCACTATCGCGTCCCCACGCGAACCGCCCGCCCTCACCCGTCGCATCTCGGCACAACCACACACCCCGACGTCTTCGACCAGACCCTCCCTCGATGCCCCACGATCCCTGACGAGCTCCCCAAACCCGGGCTCTGTCGCGGCGTTTGGAAACGGTACCGGGGGACCGCCGGCTGTGGGGCCCTCGAAGCGTGCAAACCGGGCCGCCCTCCGCGAGTACTACAACCTCAAGAAGGCTGCGGGCGGCGCGCCCTCCCTCGAGGTGACCGAGGACTCGGCAGACCGCGGCGGCTTCGCGGAGCACTCTGAGGTCCCGCCCAGCGAGCTGGATAGCCCGTCCTTCGACGCCGATGCGTACGTGCGGAAGGCCCTGGCGGAGAACACACTCGACGACTTATTGCGGGTGTACACGCGCGTGCTCGGGGAGATACGGGCGCTGGACGCTGAGAAGAAGGCGCTAGTGTATGACAACTACTCAAAGCTCATCTCCGCGACGGAGACGATCCGGAAGGTAAGTACCTGACCTTTGCACGCGGGCCTTATAGAGAAGGGACAGAACACGAAATAGAAGAAAAGGAACAAGGACGAAGTTGCTGAGACCGAGACCGGCAGATGCGCGCCAACATGGACCCCCTGAACCCGATGGCCTCAACGCTCGACCCGGCGATCGCCGGCATCTACGCCCAGGCGAGCTCGATCCGCGACTCGCTGCGCAAGACCGTCGCGCCGCCCGACTCCATGGAGCGGGAGGACGAAGCGGCGGAGgtacggcggcggaggacgagGCAGCTCGCCAAGGAAGTGGTGGGCACGCCGGAGAGGCTGAGGGCACTGGTCAGGGAGGGGaagatcgaggaggccagGAAGGAGTGGGAGATGCCGCGCCGGCTGCTGGAGGTTTGGATGGAGAAAGGTGTCGGCGGGAAAGACGTAGTCGAGTGTCTTGAGGAGGGTGACGCGGTATTCGGAGGGGGGACTGGGGAGAGCAGCGTACGGACGTCCAAAGATAGCGGCAGCTCGTAAGAGCCCGTCTTGTGAGTTTTTGATCATCCGGATGGATTGTCGAGGCATAGCGATGGAGTTATTGGTGTTGGGAGCATGCcagtctttttttctttaaTCGGGTCAAGTAAGAAACAGAGAATAGATTCACCAAATCAAACTGCATATCTAGACAATCAATTCAATGAAGCGTCCAATAATAGCAGCTTCACCAGACAGTCTGATTCGATGTCACAGCTCTCGGACGAGTCCGTCTTATAGCCATGAATGAGATTCAAACATGTCTGCGATATGATCCTGAGATATTCGGCAAGTACGTCAAAGGACTCGCCGGGTCATGATAATTCGACCGATCGGTACGAGGATTCTTCTCTATTTCGTTTAGAGATGGCTGGCTCGACCGTGCCTTCAGCCGCGTGTAAGCCCTTTTCTCTCACCCCTTTTCTAGGGGCATCTCAGAACCATTTCACAAGCCGTGGTGACTTACAGCTCAGAGACATCCACAATGTCGAACGGATCCCGATCGGTCTCGCTGACCAGTACCTGAACGtcgacctccttgcccttcaGCTCGCCCTCCAGCAGCGGCTTCATCACCTCCGTCAGGTAGCCCCTCTCCGAGTTGCTGTGGAACACTGTGACGACCGTCTTGCCTTCCTGCACAGCCTTGAGCGCGTTGTGGTGCGTCATCTCGCCCGTCACGATCACGTCGGCCGCAGCGCCCTTCACGACGTCCCACCCGCTACCCGCACACACCgccacggcgtcgacgcgcgCCGTCGAGAGGCGGGCCGGGTCCGGGGAGGCGACCATCACGCGGCGCATGCCAACGCGCGAGGCGACGCGGCGGATGATTTCTGCGAGAGATTCCGGCTGGCGAAAGGTGCAGAGGAGTCCGTAACCCGAGCCCTCGAAGCCCGCGGGGGCCGCGGAGGAGAGCGGGTTGATGACGGTGCGGGTCGACGGAGACGGGGTTGAGGGTGAGGTCGAAGGGCCGCCGGAgacgatgtcgccgagcCAGGTGTTGAGGCCGTTgggggcggcgtcgacggcggtaTGGGGGCAGTAGACCGCGATGCCGTTagcggcgaggagaaggagcgTCGCTTGTTGTGGGTCCTTTGTTGTGATGGACTTGAGCCCGGAGAAGATGAAAGGGTCTGGAGGGTGGCTTAGATGGGAATGATGAGGTCTATGATGAGCGGGGACTCACGGTAGCTCACGATAACGCTGGCGCTCTTCtggacggcctcctcggcgacggcgtagGTGAGGTCGTTGGTGAGGAGAACGACTGGGTTCTTGGGCTTACGGGTCTCGGGGGTCTCGATGTTACCAAGGAGAAGCCCCACGTTGTCCCATCTCCTatcggcgagctcctcggggTAGCTGAAGGGGTTGTTCAGTATAAGCCTGCTCATGAGGCGGGGTGAAGAGGGCGATCTTACTGCTTGCGCATGGCATCCACCACCAGTGCGGTGAAGCTGGGGAGGGAGTACTTGTCGCTGGCCGCCATTTTCGGGGTTGTGTATTGGGTTTGGTGAAGGTAAAGCGCCGTCGTGAAATGAGCTTGCAATAATGGTGCCCTCGTTGAAGAACGAATTGATTGGAGTCGAGGCGTGAGTAAAGCTCCGCAAGTTCGACTTATATACGCGGGTGCCCTTGCAAGCTTGGTGGTCATGGAAGGGATGGAAGTGCTAGAGCCGGTGAGCAATGCGCCTCGAGCAGGGTGTGCACAGAACCTGAAGACGCACTCTTTTCAATTGACTTCTTCCTGGTTCGAAAGGGTTAGTATGGAAGGACGGAAGCTTGGTTGTTTGGGGATAGTTTTTAGAAGTCAAGCAGGTTGCTTGGGAATATCTAGTAAATGCATATTCAGATTTCCCCCCTTTGAAGAGCTTCGTCTCGCTGGTCGTGTTGCATGACATAAGCCCCGCAATGACACATACCACACCTCCACTTCCAAGGTGTTTCTCGCCAGATCCCTCTCAGTCCAGCGAGAGTCTCTGCCGCTTTGTTTGGTAGGTAGCAATGTATTATTTATGTCATTAAGTCTTGGGTTCTCGCTGCGGGATAAGCAATTTGCCACACCGCAGACTGTAACGATTTGGATGCTGCAACAAACGGAGTGTGGCCAACGATGGATGCCCACTCATCTCTGATACGAGAGGTTGGCTTCGTAGTATTCAGTGCTCATTGATGGGGCTTCCGGTACGCTTATGTCATCCGCTCTTCTCTTCACTAATTCGCTTTGTCAGCACACCCTGGCAACAGAAATTGTGGTGTTGAATCAATTTGCTCCGTCTGGATCTTCAGAACGTCGTCAGGTGGCCTGCAGTTGTTGCCAATTCATGTTGATGAAGCTGCCGTTGCACTTGGACTTGCCAAGGTCTTTAAAGCCTGGTGATGCAATCGCAGGATCAGCCGCATGCGCTTCGATAGTAATCCATGTAGTATTCCAGACTTCTGATGGTGTTTGCCTGCAGACCGATTTGTGTCTGCTTTACACAGGTGCTCCTTCAAGTGCATGTGCTAGACAGAAAACAGGTAAAACAACCCTTGTCTATTCCATACACATATGCCGAGGAGGTAAAAATTCGCGTCATTGTACAAAGAGGGTGACCAAAGCCAGTGAAGATGCCATGCTATGATTGGATCACAATGGCCAGCTAGGCGGAAATACAGGTTCTTAATAGACAACTTTCTTCTTTGACAATAACATTAACGTTCTGAAATCACTGGATCAGTCTCAAGGTATTTTTGAGTTGAGCACCTTTGCACTCCATCCTAGGTACGAATAGATGCTTGCAAACAGCTGCCAAGCATACCAACCAAACCACTTAGCGAAACCCAATAACGGAACCCTTCCAGCAAGCACCACAGAGGTGAAAGAACCCCCCCACCATCTAATCAATCTTATCAGCATTCCgcccacccaccaccacctcaGAACCCAAGCACCTCCGTTTTTCGACGTCTCCTCCGGCACCCGACCGTCGGCAATCACCCACACTCGCCAAGTCTCCAACAACTCCCAGAACCGAGGCCTTAGACCATGGCAAACCAAATAACAGAGGCCACTCTGAAGACAGTCCTCACCGAGCGTCTGCAAGCGATCCACGTCGAGATCACAGACATGTCCGGTACGCATTCTGCATTCTATTCTTCGCACTTCCACTCCAAGCCATCATACCCCCACGTCATGCCCCGCCATATTAGAAATGCGAACCGTCCAGGGCCAGCGTCATCGCATCCCATCCTATTGCAGTCCGGCAGCGCACACAAAGCCACGACCCCTTCACCCCCCTCAGATCCCACGTCCTATACTCTCGTCCACATAGAACGATTTGCATAGTACTGACGTGATTGCCATTCTTCCAGGTGGCTGCGGTCAGGCCTTCACCTCCACAATTGTCTCCCCCGTATTTGAGAAGCAAACCTCCCTCAAGCGCCACcgcctcgtcaacgccgctctcaaggacgagatcgCTCAGATCCACGCGTGGAGCGCAAAGTGTCAGACCCCTGCCGAGTGGGAGCGCGATagagctgccgccggcggcaccaccgAGGGGCCCCCGATGGACGGGACCATCGGCGGGAGAGTTGAAGGCGTTGCTCAGTAGACGGGAAAAAGCTAGGAAAAGCAGCGGGATTGCCGAAAATCCATTACACGTGCAGACGATAGAGGGTGACTGTGCCTTGATGACAATGATTGGACATGTGACACGAGGCAGGAGGACATTGGATTCAGATTCAATCAAGGATACAAGGCATGTCGGAGGACGGCGCGATAGGTGTTTGGAGGAGACACCATTTTTCGAGTATATACATTTGGTTTCGTGGAAAGTAGAAAAAACTGAAGCAGGCTTTTCGTAGCTTCGTTCTTGTCATATATCAACCTACTCCTAACAGCATGCCTGGACTCCCAATGACCCTGCCCTCTCCTCAATAGTCACAGATCTAGAAGAGCCCCAACAAGTCCTCGTTTGTTTTCTTCCCGTTTCCTTCGCCAGGCTGCTGCGTCTGTTGGGTTGGGTGCAATTGCATGCCCGCCGGCAGGGGCTGACCCGATCCGGTGTTTCCAAAGTCGAGCCCAGAGAAACCGTTCATCATGTCATCcatgccgctgccgcctgCGCCGGGGCTCATTGGattcgccgccggctgctgttgttgctgtggGGGAGGAGCGTCGAAGAGACCCATCATATCCGCCATGGCACTTGAAGGGGCACCTCCCGAGGGGCTAGACACCCTGTCCGGGGTGTTGACATTGCTCTGTTGCTCGGCCGACGCAGGAGCGGCGCCATCAAAGTCGATGTCGAGCAGGTTTTCGATGTTGTTTTGTGATGAGGTAGTGCCATTGGCAGcggccgccaccgacgcTGCGATAGGGTTTTCAGCCGCTTCTTGTCGTTGCTCCCGAATGGCTGCACGCTGGATCTCGTCTGCGCCGTAGCGGCCTTTGCCAACGAAAGATTCTGGCGGCTTGTGGTACACCGAGGCAAGAGTGGAAAGCTCGGCAAGCAGCTGCTCCAGGAGAGCCGGGGGCAGGCTGGTCATGGTTGTGGTAATGGCGGGCTTCTGCGAGAGCACGATATTTTTAGCGACGTCCAAATCGCCGGACAGAAGACGCCAGTAGACGTAGGCTCTGTCTCTGATATCTGGATTGTCGTTGTCTGTCGTGGCCTGTTGGAGGACCTTCTGGACCAAGCTTTGTGTGTTGCCGGGCTTCTTGAGGAAGAGTTTCACAACTGCAGTAAGAATTTGAAGTTGTGTCTGCTTCGCGTTAGCCAAATCCTTGAGCATGCGGGGTGAGGGTTTGACAAACCTGTGTGAACTCTTCCATGAAGCCCTCCACGAAACTGGCCAAAATATCGTCTGCGTTGTTGATCTTCTCGGCATACTCTCCCACGATCCAGATGAGTGATCCCCTAGCGGTTGGCTCGTCCAGCTCATCAATGTATTTGCAAAGCGTCGGGATGACACCTTCGTAGCCGGGGTACTTTCGGAGGATATCCTTGATCACAACGACGACCTCCTGAACAACATAGTTGACCTTGGTAGCGATCAAATCCAGCAGCGCATTGACACACTTCTGGCTAGCGCTTTCAATCTTGATCGCGACCTGGCCAATCGCCTTGACTGCGCGCTTGACGAAGTCCATATCGACTTCAAGAGCGTATTCCTTCAATTCCGCAAGAAGCTGGTCACAATTCTTCTCGTTCGCTATCCGCACCATGATCTCGAGCTTTTGGAGCTTGACGTAAGGAGGGTCGTTATACTTGCAGAAGAACACGCGCAGCTCCTTGCTGAGAATATCGGGCTTGGCTTGGAGTAGTAGGTCAATGTTGCGGAGAGCAACGTATTGAACCTCGGGGGCAGAAGCCACGAGAGTCACCAGGGGTGGGGCCATCTTCTTGAGGTACGACCGTACCAACTCCGGGCTAACGGCCTTCATGTGGATGAAGACGACCTTAACAGCTGCCAAAACCACACTAGGGTTGACGTGCTGGAACTGAGGCGCGACCCTCTCGCAGATGTGTTCGGCTTCCTTAGCATCTGCTGCCGGGTAGTCGGCCAGTGTGGTCAAGATGGTAACGCGTCCCCATTCCGTGCACTCGTTCAGGGCCATCAGCAGCTTCTTCAGCGTCGCCGGGGTTACCACAAGCGCTCTCGTCTCTGGTGCAGTCTCGGTGATTTCTGACAGCGCCTGGACTGAGTTCGCGACCACCATAGGATTCGGATCACCGATGAGCTCTTGCAGAGATTCCAGAAAGCCGTTCTCTATACACATTGTAGGATTGAGATCGAAGAGTTTGGCGACGCAGATGGCGGCTGTCTTGCGAACGTATGGTGACTCGTCCCGTAGTGTCTTCCGTAACGGCTCTTCCATGTAATCCACCATTTTGTCGACTCTGATGCAGCCCATCGTTCGGATCGCTAGCGCACGGATGAGAGGATTAGGATCTTCGGAATCTTGGACGAATGTGTTGACGGCTAGAATGCAGAGATCTGGATGCGACTTGGCATAGTTCCTATGTTGCTATCAGCAGCTGCTTCGGAGAATCATCCCGATTACCTGAGACTGGCCTGGAGTGCAAACTCACATCAGGTACAGATAAACGAGCTTCTTTTGATCCAGGTCGGCCGTCGCAATGTTCTTGAGAACGTCGGGGAACAAAGCCGATACATCCTTGCCCAGCGTCATCGCCATAATCGTCTTCTGGATGGACTCCTTTCGCTCGTATGCATACTGAGAGACAAGCCCTGCACGCAACTCAAACGTCTCGCCCTTCCTAGGGACGGCGAAAGCGCCGCGAATTCGATTGACCGCCATGAtggttggtgttgttgcgGGTAGAGAgcctctggctgctgggTGTAGATTAACGATGGGGGGCAGCGATCTGGCAGGATGATGGAGACAGCCAGTCCGATCGGGACCTGGACAAGCTCATCCAAGAAGTCGTGTAATCGGCAGCAGTCCGCTTGCTTTTGTTCGTCGCGGATGTCTGGGGGGAAGCAGCTGATGCACCTCGTCCGTATTCGCCAAGAGGTTGAGGTGGTCGAAGAAGTACCTGTCAGTGGAATGCACCCCTAACCTTAATCCCAGCCTGGCCAGCCTGGCAGTGCTGGGCGCTGATACACTTTATCCGCTAAATGAATGGACCCTCCCCTGACAGGCTCGCCTTTCATGTTCATGCATACAACGAATATTCACAGTTATCGGGATTACCTGGTTGAGAGGTGGTACCAAGTACATCGCAAGctacatcaacaacatcaatCACAACACCACTCTTCCACTTGTCACGCTCCATCGTCGCATTTCGTACTCACTGACACGCTTTAAAATTGCAACATTCACA includes these proteins:
- a CDS encoding RecQ mediated genome instability protein Rmi1 is translated as MDLTTQIRSALNSQSFPTPSIPWTTTLASRVPTPPLPSLIATAKARLLASDLTTADLLDLSSTAVLPQINPETPEAVLPKDVPCQVLDIENLSLSRWEQVEELEAVARGEQTSGRRVVRLAAADDPEYDNLDDGPGPGPAGVGAGRQQQQSQQRRNATHRLVLQDCKGQKVYAMELRRMERIGIGSTNIGEKIMLKKGTVIARGTVLLESNNCVLLGGKIDAWQKAWVEGRMARLKEAVESGRG
- a CDS encoding AP complex subunit beta, which codes for MAVNRIRGAFAVPRKGETFELRAGLVSQYAYERKESIQKTIMAMTLGKDVSALFPDVLKNIATADLDQKKLVYLYLMNYAKSHPDLCILAVNTFVQDSEDPNPLIRALAIRTMGCIRVDKMVDYMEEPLRKTLRDESPYVRKTAAICVAKLFDLNPTMCIENGFLESLQELIGDPNPMVVANSVQALSEITETAPETRALVVTPATLKKLLMALNECTEWGRVTILTTLADYPAADAKEAEHICERVAPQFQHVNPSVVLAAVKVVFIHMKAVSPELVRSYLKKMAPPLVTLVASAPEVQYVALRNIDLLLQAKPDILSKELRVFFCKYNDPPYVKLQKLEIMVRIANEKNCDQLLAELKEYALEVDMDFVKRAVKAIGQVAIKIESASQKCVNALLDLIATKVNYVVQEVVVVIKDILRKYPGYEGVIPTLCKYIDELDEPTARGSLIWIVGEYAEKINNADDILASFVEGFMEEFTQTQLQILTAVVKLFLKKPGNTQSLVQKVLQQATTDNDNPDIRDRAYVYWRLLSGDLDVAKNIVLSQKPAITTTMTSLPPALLEQLLAELSTLASVYHKPPESFVGKGRYGADEIQRAAIREQRQEAAENPIAASVAAAANGTTSSQNNIENLLDIDFDGAAPASAEQQSNVNTPDRVSSPSGGAPSSAMADMMGLFDAPPPQQQQQPAANPMSPGAGGSGMDDMMNGFSGLDFGNTGSGQPLPAGMQLHPTQQTQQPGEGNGKKTNEDLLGLF
- a CDS encoding Ngg1 interacting factor → MTTKLARAPAYISRTCGALLTPRLQSIRSSTRAPLLQAHFTTALYLHQTQYTTPKMAASDKYSLPSFTALVVDAMRKHYPEELADRRWDNVGLLLGNIETPETRKPKNPVVLLTNDLTYAVAEEAVQKSASVIVSYHPFIFSGLKSITTKDPQQATLLLLAANGIAVYCPHTAVDAAPNGLNTWLGDIVSGGPSTSPSTPSPSTRTVINPLSSAAPAGFEGSGYGLLCTFRQPESLAEIIRRVASRVGMRRVMVASPDPARLSTARVDAVAVCAGSGWDVVKGAAADVIVTGEMTHHNALKAVQEGKTVVTVFHSNSERGYLTEVMKPLLEGELKGKEVDVQVLVSETDRDPFDIVDVSEL
- a CDS encoding Tetratricopeptide, producing MSGAKAALKAIGDSVKQQKWDDAIQKATEFLEREPKNYQATIFLAFALDKKNRVDDSERAYKSASLLRPKDSQAWQGLIKLYEKQDRKRLGAYQQAAISLAELYRDSDDMYKCQDVIDKFIDFARSQGDTSQYIEALSVILPGSPIYPALEGRVPHPAKTYETMAQIIEADEKKRINTLIGERRTRIGARLNEVTLEVKREVMAQSKLEFVYQQLINWTNDDELRRKYEEKLLQYCYDRLLVAPAGPEKGAALQAVLKLALDMVIIKHPFRLAWEIAIDWKDAKEIKDWDVNMLRDYCSFFPETDLYKVITGFLTSSISPFPKASPAALEAEETEEESEDDEGGGVSMVPLTEQDRILMMTEGITTSNSLFAHRLVGDYYQHLEEYEINMELMRKSMEYLKTERIKTGMTFQNTQDAYSLYLATALVFYQSPRHHTEAKALFEGVLGHDPSSTAALIGVGLIYEEEEDYDDAIEFFERALKRDPSNLRVKTEAAWVQALKGDYETAKSQLEASLPLIEKVSPPAKELLAQTQYRLGSCVWNIDTSKAARKSRTGAYVYFLDALRNNLNFAPAYTSLGVYYADYANDKKRARRCFQKAVELSSSEVEAAKRLAQSFADEGDWDRVELVAQRVVDSGKVRPPPGSKRKGISWPFAALGVAELNKQEFHKSIVSFQSALRIHPDDYHSWVGLGESYYSSGRYVAATKAILNAQRLEETIPSEVLGDTWFTKYMLANVKRELAEFDEAIGLYQDVIDSRPHEDGVAIALIQTMVDNALDSVEKGLFGKAIHLAIDTISFASKAAASVVGTFNFWKSLADACSVFSAVQNRAVDFPAESIMALIDGGDKEAYTIFADVDKVGTGVISAKGLFSDDERLGVDLTRCIHATILCHKRAIHVSAHDLHAQAVAYYNLGWAEHRAHICLPSSIRKKSSVYLKTAMKCFKRAIELEAGNSDFWNSLGVVTSEISPAVSQHSFVRSLHLNERSPATWTNLGTLALLQNDMQLANEAFNRAQSTDPDYAHAWLGQGFVALLYGKTKEARGLFTHAMEIAEASSIITRRQYPLAVFDHILTTRSTNVASLIQPIFALGQLNNLKPQDLAYGHLATQFLERTQDTVKAVQILEKICGILEADYEVTESPKALAQFALAKTDLARSYLASGAYEQAIECGEMAIQLSDDESDNELTKEERKKARLSAHLTVGLAQYYSKDVNEALLCFESALEESDNNPDAVCLLAQVLWATGAEESREKARGALFEVIEDQPDHVQSVLLLGVIAVLDNDEESVEAVVSELQGLRTSHKVGDNEQSHIGEVLGAITKLGETSTDEDVMTQIQTDIMLYPHLPHGWSNLAEFGGEQYAAEMALTVAKKGAPPRGTLEAEDLAKAYAGTGVAADAQTAIFLSPWKTDGWNSLRDAVYGN
- a CDS encoding BolA-like protein; this encodes MANQITEATLKTVLTERLQAIHVEITDMSGGCGQAFTSTIVSPVFEKQTSLKRHRLVNAALKDEIAQIHAWSAKCQTPAEWERDRAAAGGTTEGPPMDGTIGGRVEGVAQ